The segment AAAACCTCCCAGTGCACCCTATTGGCCCTCTCGGCTCCTCATTCACTTGCACAGTTCTGGCAGAGGCAGAATTGTAAAATCCCTATATTTGGCAGAAAGAGGCGAGCGGTGGAAAAGGCTCCATTTCAATAAGAGAAGGCAGTAATAGTTCAACACAAGCACTCATGCACTGATAATTTATCCATTGTCAGGGCGTTTAATTTGTTTGTGTGGATCTTGGGAGCGAGTTGCAGCGACGGGGTGTGTCAGAAAGACTCAACACACTTGGCTTGGCTGGGAAAGAGGGCCTAGTCTTTCTTTATTCCCGGGCCAGTGATTTAGAATATAGCTTAGGAAATGTCTCGTTAACAAGCTGGAGAGATATTATGCAaggtgctgtttgtttttttttgttagtgaGCAGTGTCACTTAATTAATTTTGGATGTAACTGTAAGGATTAGCAGCTGCAGATAGCACAGAGTGAGGAGATCTGGCAGCCTGCAGCCTCACAGATCTGTTTGTCAGAACTGGATCTGGCTCGCCTCCACCAACTTCATACTAGGCATGGAGAAAGAATATCAACAGCTCCACCATTTTATCAAGTGTATTGGTTGATTAAAGGAATAAATTGCTGGAttaaaataataagaataaataaacaaacagcctTAAGAACTTCATTATCCAAAGACAGTTTTGCATTATGTTGTTCCAAGTTGTTCCTCAAAAGTAGCAATGGGTTTATTCCTCCATGGTCCTCTTCGTTGTTTTTTCTGAAACAATGACCTCATGCCGAGGGGtttaatgtacacacacacgcacacacacacgcacgcacacacacacacacacatacatacacacaccctctctctctctcacacacacacatacacaaacattcacacacgtTCAAACTGCCTAAATTCCAGTGCCTGGTCACTAGACCACACTGAGGCTGTTATCAAGGCTGCATGGTTACCTGGCAACCCCCATTGTTCCTGTGGGAGTGTCGTTTGTGGCGGGAGCAAAGAACTCTGGTGATAACATTCCAGAACATTCCATTCAGGACTCAGGTGCCCCCTTGGCCTGGCTCATACAGTAgctgtgtagtgtgtgtgtgtgtgtgtgtgtgtgtgttttgctggggaccctggAACCGCTTCAAGTACCCCTGACCTGAAGccccaaaaatgtaactgtattctgttatgttacctaaaaaataatgtatttagaTTACAGATACTTGTGAAAAATTTGAGGattatgttattatatttttaaagtgaaagagagaaactaaGAGGGTCATTTAAATAGCGGCAGGTGTTCTACATTTTCGtaaaatgtggcacagaagaaaatttgGGCTTGTATAAGTTTGTGCAAACTTGAAATAAATTTCCTAAACTTTGtaatttttccctttttcttatcTGTACCATACCTTTATAGTTAGAGTTTATTCTATACTTGTGAGTAACGTAAGTAAGTTCATTGACAGATACTTTATAGTATAGAGTTTGGGAAATTCCTTGGATTATGTTACTGATTACAGTTTTGATGATGTTACTTgtaactgtaatggaatacatttttaaagtaaccCAGCCAACCTTAGTTAAAGGACAGGTGAACTGTGtttggaggagaagaaaaactgACGCAACCATAAAGTCCAGCTAGTCTGGGAGTGCTGATGCTCTGATGCTTATCAAAGGCCAAATGGGGATACGCAGGGGGGAGGCAGAGTAACTCATCAGTAactcacaatgaaataaaactcACCTGTCTGCATGAAATCTCTATGCATGAAGGGAAGACCCACGCAGAAGCGCCTCTCCAGGAATGTTCACCCTGAGGCCTGCTGTAAATATTTGGGTCTGTTTACCAAGTCTTTTACAGCAGATTTGTTCCTCCACTCAGTGACTTGAATGTTTCtcgtctctgcctcttcctcggAAACAGCTTTAAGAAGTTTGATCCCTCTCATGTGGCTGGACGGTTTGCAGTCCAGTCCAAGCTGTGTTCCTATCGCAGCTCGTTTGATGATGTCTCGATATTCAAACCATATTGGTGCGATGGACGATAAAGGGTTCGCAGTGAGAAGGCCTGTCTTCCTGCTTGCGGCTCATGAGGCTCACGTGTTTGCATTCTCCACAACATATGACTCTGCGTCGCTCATTCCTCCCAATCCTCTCACCACAGCAGCCACTGTTTATCAAGCTGGAGAGACACTTCTGCGCTTTGGTTTCACTCAAGAAATACAAGGTTTTTGGCTACATAGAGCTCTACCATTTAAACTGGTGTAagacttgtttgtttgtcccCCTTTGTAGGTTTCTTCCCTCTGCTATCAGTGAACATTGGCCAAATATTGAGCCCACACTGAGGTGTATCATGCTCCTATCAAATGTCTTGGAATTTGGGTCTTTTAAACACATTGCGAAATTGTCTGGAAAGCTGTCTATTATGATGAATTCAAAACATTGaaattatttgcttttgttgatTTCCCAATTGGGCAGTATTGCTGTCAGGTCATGATTTGTCAGTGAACATTACAAGAATAATAACAGTGATAAAAGTCCTTTTTGGTTCTTCTCTGTTGTATCTGGTTGTTTCAAGCAACTCCCTAAATCAAAGATGTTCTGAGATTATTcttatgcattttttttgggTGTATTTTTCCTCCAGTAACACTATTTAGCAAGAAGCAAATTTTGTAGATCAATAGGTTATTGGATGCTGCAATCAGGAGAAGCAAATGTTTATATATATTGATGTAGTGTATAGTAGCACATCAGTAGGAAGGCTTTACTCCATTTCACTTAACATTAGATAAAAAGAACCATATATAACTAACCAATGGCTATCCTATAAACAGCAGAAACACCCATATTTGGGAGCAGTTTGTGGCCAAAATCCTTCTGTATTCCATATTTTGAAGAATTTGATAACAATCTGTGAAGTGACTCAATATGGAAAACTGGATTCAATTTGCCCTTTGCGACTGCTATTCCTGTTGTGACCGTCTGCATCACATGATTAGGCCAACAGATCGCCTTCTTCTTTCCATTTATCCAGGCCAGTGGGATGTTTTCAGGTTGTTATGGGAGGCTGGAGGTTGGAGTGACAGGATACCGTTTGGGACGAGCTCCAATCCCAGCATAATCCCTCCCACACCCTCCAGTCTGCCTGAGCTGGATAAGGATATGAGGAGACAcactctccacctctcccttgACGGGTTTCATCACAGTAAGTCAGTTTGCATtccttatttctgtttttaactgtgcgttcccttttttccctttcctcctaCAGCTCATGCAGCCAAGCTGAAATGACCTCATGCCGAGGGGAAGCGGGGCTAAATGCGTACCCTCGGCCCTGCAGGAGAACCAGGGACCAGCGGCAGGAGGGGTATCTACTCAGCAGGAGGATGAGGGCAGGGAGTGGGGCAAAGGCACTACAACATCTCACTAGTTAATTCCTTGCACAGATGAGGCAGCGCACTTTGATAGGAATGACACCAGTCGAGCAAAAACACGTGGATTGAAATGTGGAAAATTCTCAGAAGTTCAGGAAGTAGTCGTTCTgttttgacctgaagaaatgtGATGATGAGGAGattctgtggagagagagagagagagagagagggagagagagcaggcagacagatgggATGGGAGGGCTTTGACAAGAGGGAAGGGTGAAGGAGTAATAAATATATCCGGATGGAAAAAAGGGGACATAAAACACTGGAGCACAGACTGGAGAGCAGACAGGGGGACATTCTTTGTGTTCACAGCTCCGCTCTTTAGGAGAACGACACTCTCTAAAGCCTGAGAAGAGCACAGCGGCCCCTGAGTGACAGAGGGTCCGGCCCCGAGCGGGTCAAGAGCTGTGCTTTTGTTATGAAAGGTTCATTCTGCTGTTGTGAGGCCCAGATCGCCGGTTTGAATCTGAAGCCAATTATCGGATTAAAGAGTACAGAGAAAAACCCTGTGATCCTGTTAATAATCCCTGTTTGCTTGGGGAACTGTCGTGGGGCCCTGCTGCATGTCAGCTGAATGGTTACACAAGCCGTGATCCCCGGCCCACCGCAGTGCCACTATAATGGGCAGAGGGAGCATCGcccatgtgtttgtttgtgtctgctgAAACGAGAACCCCTCTACCCCCTTATTGTGTTTCTTTAAAATCATCATATTTCTCGGCCCGGTCTGCCCCATGAGGGAACGCATATAGGGAATGAACACTGTTTGTACAACATGGACCCATTACAGGCTTTGACTTGTGCTCAGTACCACAGCAGCCATTTCCATGGAAATTTAAGGTATGCCTGCTCACACATACCCAGCGTGAACTCACTCATCTGGAATCTTCCAGGCCGGTTTCCCCCAGGCTGAACCAGCTCGGCCCAGACCGCTACCAGTAATGAGATATATTAGCGATTCCtgcgcaaacacacagaataaTAGATATGACATAGATGACAAGTTACCCAATGGCTgcactttcattttcagtttgggATATTTGTCTTCCCCGTTTTCTCTGCATGGGTTGACAGACAATAACATACTTCCCTGAAAAGTGCTCATATATAAGCGACAAGGACAGCCGTTTCCCCTgggggagatggggggggggggggggggggtgtcactgTACCTCTGATTTGTTTGCTTAAATGAATCATGTAGgaaagtgtgagagtgtgagcgTGGTTCAGAAAGTGTGTTGGGGTGCTGGTGGATGGATGGGGGGGCAGGAAGACCACTGACCTTCAGGACCTGAGTGttaaagacaaagagacacagagggagccGATGGTAACAATTTAAAGGAAATATCCACCACTCACACTGTTATATGTCATGAATTTGCCAGTAGCTGTCTTTGTGGTGGATTTTTCCGTTAGAGCATCAAATCCACTCTAGGATGCTCCTCTAAAATCTCCCccttctgtctgtgtgaacCATGAATCCCCGGTCAGACAACGAACAGTTAATCTACTGGTCTTTGGGCAGGAGACAGGCTGGACACTcgacccctaaccctaaccttgacACGGCATCTCACTGGAGACACCAACTTACACAGGTTGACAAATAGACAGTATGGATAGAAATGTATTGTGAAGTTTCCATAATGTATAAGTGGCTTAGACAGAGTCAATAGTCGTATCAGTATTTTGTAGCCTGTATGATTTCATATATTATGTCTAACAAGTAAGAAAATATGAGCTGAAACTTCacaaggaagagggaaaagaaaaagacggAAAGAGAGGAATCCACTGAGAGACAGAAGCCAAGTtgatatcaaacacacacacacactcacacacactctctctctcacacacacgcacacacacacacatacacacacacacagaggaaatcTCTCATGCTCTCTTGCTGTGACACAGAGCTCGTGTTTCTTCAAAGACGGGGAGCGATACCATCATCACCCACAGCTTGGTTACAGagttacacatttacacacattcacacctctcTGGCCCTCTGCCTGCTGCCTCCCCTCCCACAATGACTTCACTCTTCATATCTAAAGGAAGATACATAATTTACACTTCATCTGTCAGCAGTATGCCATTCATGGCGCCGGGACAGACTCAGCTAAAGATTTTTTATTGCAACCGTGATTTGGTTATATGGTCAGGCTTCTGAATGACATATTgtgagattttcttttctttttctttttctttattttgtcatttctgatTATGTGGTGTTTTGGTTTTATGTATTTACTATTTAAGGGAAGTCTCTCATAAGCCaatttaggatttttttcttttttacctttcCTGCACAATTGCATTTGCTTCCATATGTGTAATATTAGTCTATTGTTCATTATTAAGtgcaaaggaaaataaataaattaaatgtataCTACATTGATATGTATtgatatatgtatttatatgaatgACTTTTGCACTATACAGGTTAAGCAGTGTATTAGAATTATTGTATAATCCATCAGATAATGTGCtttgtattattgtatttattgtctttggcattattgtattttaatgtgcTGATGGCTcctgcccagggactacagatgcAAATTAGCCTTTACTAGGCTTTACTCTGGTGCAATAAGTTATATTGTGCACTatccctgtcaaataaacaaataaagtaagtaagtaagtatgcAGAGTgtttagaatcagaatcagaatcagaattagaatcagaatcagaatcagaatcagaatcagaatcagaatcagaatcagaatcattttattggCCTAGTACTTTTGAACATATAAGGAATTTAGCCTAGTGGTTGCTTGTGTACCTTGTTAAATGACAGAGAACaataaaagacaatataaaaccaataacaacagtaatataaaaacaatatagaaacagtagaagaaaaagataaaatcaGAATCAAACACAGAATATGAAATAGAGAATATAAGGGATGAGGATCAGGTCTGGTAGGTGTTCCCTCTGCTGTGTGACATTTGCAGCGAGGACAACAGCGGCCACATTGTGCGGAGAGCCTGACTTGTGTCCTCGCTGGGAGATTCCACAGCATTCCTGAAAGCACCGTCGCCGTGACTGGGATCTCTGTTTCGGCACCCTGAAACCGCACCCCATGGGAGAGCCGGTGTAAGGCTTCACAAATTCCACAGGTCCAGGAAGACCCTGAGTGAGGGATGAAAGACCCCTTGGAGATCAAGGTCAGGGAGCCAGAGGAGAGACACAATGAGGCTGCAGAGTGAGCAGAAGACGGGGTGAACACCGCTGCCAACAAGCCTCGACAATCCTCTGCCTGAAGGCTATGGATCTCTGAGCATATTTCACTTAATTTGCCTTCATTCATATCACCTCCAGCTATGGTGGCTGCTGGCACAGAAAATAATGTTGGAATACACTTATGCCAGGAACAAGACTTTTCTTGCTTGGGTGTAACAGTAGGCTACTGACTCAAGCGCCAAATGCCAAACACAATGAAGCATATAAACATATTAAAATTGTGCAACTGATTCCTGTAAAGCAAAACAATCACTCATGGTTCTGCTCTCTAGCTCAGCCTGCTGCAGCGTTCCCACAGCAGACCTAAATTGAAAATGATGCAGTGGATCAAGGCATAATTTGGACAATATGAAAACATCATATGCCTTGAAACATGAGTTCATATTTTGGCTcagtacactgtaaaaaaaaatactaaggCACTTCACCTCAAAAACGAATTTTCTTGAAGCCTTGGAATTTGAAAGTTGACTGAAATAGTACTGAATAGttaggtcaaagttcaccagtTTCTCTAATGCAGTAAAGCTCACTGAGTgaacttaaaggataacgctggtgttttttaatgcattgcttaccgtcaacaaatcctatgaaaataacaaaatcaacaatgcgtttgctctactcccgttactttctgacttcccacgtaccgtttttagccgtcaacccggaagtcattggctccaattgtaagctaaaaaccttgaaatacagctcacaaagacatagtttcaattttaaaaatagctaactgttaccacgaaaatcaggctgttgtagttattaccaaatcaaattcaaatgggaacaaattcttcattacgccggggactattttcggtgctacggaactactttcttGAGATcgcaagtgtttacagccggcttattaagttgtgtgaggaaaaagtcagctggcccggtgcatcgtgatgatgaaatatgttgcccagagcaacagcatggctctttgacgtgtttttaatcgtttttaatacaatggagttctatggctgctgggacatggctgcattgggcaccggctacatggacgagacttgttggcaaaacaaaatcattgctgattttgttattttcataggatttgttgatggtaagcaatgcattaaaaaacaccggccttgtCCTTTAAGGCATTCAATCAACAAATGTTTATGTTGATAAATGTCTTTTGCGTGAATCCACTAATTGAGCAGGTTTTCAGTGTCATAAGTGTCACAATGTGTTTGTACTGTAAGGAAATGTTCTTTCAACTCATAATTTTAAGTCACAAGTCATGAACTCTTCATTATGAGTTGTGAAGCTGATAACTATGAATTGTAAGCtgaaattgacaaacacatctaCATAAAGTGAGTTACTGATTAAAGAGTTGGTTGTTCTAAATTTAATTTcatgagtttttacagtgttaCCTGCCCATCTCAAACTGGTGACCAACACAACTGTCCCATTTGCAGTAGGCAAGCAAAGGCGGGGCGCTAGGACCGCGAGGGAGgacgctgcaaaaaaaaagaaaaaaaagaaagagaaaaaaagaaacccacTTCTTTTCAGACAGAGACATTTatttgtggctctgtctgagcTGAACAGGTTTCGGAGGGAGTCCCGGCCGGACAGGACTGAGCATCTGGCGCTGTGTTTGTACACTGCTGGAAAAGTGCGAGCGAGCCTTCCGTTGGAGAAGAGCAGAGACGAGGGAGAAACTACCTGCCCGTCACGCGCTATAGAGATGAGGAAAACCTGGGAAATTATATTACTCAGAATATTTGATGGGGAGGAAAACGTGACTGGGATGTAAACACGGGATATTAGTCGCAGTTTTGGAGGTAATGTATAAAATATAGCCTCACACattctgtttattcattttttgtgCTTTACAGAATATGGGGCTTTATTGGAATACATGGAGATTTATTTTCTTGTGAATTGTAAGAAATTAGTACAACTTGCATGCACATAACTTTCTTTTAGGTATCCCAGTAGAGACTGGGAAAGGTCAACatggtgtggtgtgtttgtggtcCAATAGTAGCACTGAGAGGGACAGTGACCAGTGTTGCGTTCACAGGTCGCTGGTTCAATAACTGTAAAGATTGGCAAAGCGCTAatgggagggaggcagggggggCAGAGGTTCACTAAGGAATCATATTTTCCCAGGTTTCAAGGGATTTCAGCTAATGGTCAAAGATGAAACGAGGAATGTGTGGATGGCAGGTTTCAGGTGTAAAGATGGTTTTATTGGCACAGGAGCCTTTCTCAAAATGTCTTATTGTTTCTTGGTTTGCTCTCTCCTCAGTTTCAAACAGACCCTTCAGCCTTCTTACCAGTTCAAACTGAAAGGGAACTTGTGCATTCAAATGGCACTACAGATTTTTAAAGGAAACTGAACTTCAGTTGACTCTTCTGCATACATCAAATTAGATTAGATCACTTCTAGAACAGAGAGTTTTTATAGGCTGCAGACTGGCAGTGCAGCAAGTGGCAAGAGTGttgagggagtgtgtgtatgcttgcttgtgtttgtgtttgtactgATCAAATGTGAAAAGTGCAGACTGCCATGTATTGAATCTGAGTGTATTTGCTTCCATGATAAGACTGTTGAAGAGATCCAGTTCTTCCAATTTCAACTGAGCACAGGTATTGGGACAAATTAAGTTGATATGATAAAGTCATTTAAAGTTATTTGTTTGTAATTTCTCCACTATATAGGCTACAATAATTGCATGAGATCTGCTTGCAGTAACATTCTTGACATCCTCCTTTGAGATGCTCTACCAAATAGCGGGATAAACTGGTGACTGTATCAGTGTCCAGGCTCCAAGTTAGTGCAGCAGCCTAAAACCAATTCTCTCCCACCATCATGCCTCCATTTATACACTGTCACTTCAGTAAAGGGATTTCTCCTGGGTCATTTTCCTATGGAATTCATTAGGAGGAGCCTGTTTGGCTTTTAGGAAGAGTTGTGGTTTTTGGCTCAGCGCCTGCTGATTTAGTCTTAGAGTCAAATGATGTATTCCACACTGAAACAAGCACTGCAGGACATAGATACAGAGTCTGCACTATAGCTGTATAGTGGCATTATATCCTGAAATCACTTAGACTACATCTGCCTTACCAGAGTATCTCAAAAGGTGCGATGTTTGGGTCATAAATTTCCacacatttattgttttatgtatAAGGCCTGTgtcataaaatattgtgattaGTGCCTGGATTAATTCAGTTTACATCTTTACCACTAGCTTATTTCTCCCAATACTTGTAATCAGATGAAATTGGTGTAACCGGCTGCAACAGTTGTCATGTATCTAACTTGTCAACATGGAAAGAAATTTGTACTTAGTGGGTAGGGAAAAGCTCCAAGTCTCTCTGCAGACAGGAGTTACTTTGCATAACTGTGTCTCCTTTCTGCTTCTATGTGGGACAGTGTAGTTGCAGTAGAAGCGTATGGACTGGCCCCACCCTGTCTTTGTACGAATAATGCTCCCTTCTGCCTCCATGCCTCGACTTGTTTCTTTTCACTTTCAGACACCTGCTCTCTTCATGCCATGAGTGCCTCGGGGTCCGCAGTCTTAGAGGGGATCAAGTATCTCCTTGTCCCTGCTAATCTGCACTAAAAAGCCATGTTCACTGTGAAGTAGTTAATGTTTGATGGAAAGCACCTCCTCGCCGCTGAGCTTTCTTGtacatctgattggaccgtttaTACTGTACCTCCCAACCTCCTGTTCACTTACAATCAGCCATTATGCAAACTCCACAAAGTGTAACTAATCTTAACGAATTAATATACTGACAATTCTTGGAAATGATAAATTAAATGTTACAAAATGTATGACACATGCAGCCTTATTCTGTTTTTGAAGTTTGCCCATAACTACTTTGCTTCCTCTTAAATTTAACCTGTTTTTCTTATGGAAAGAGTCTGTGGCTTTTGTTCAAAACAGACATTAAAATGCTCGTTGTTAATGGCTGGCTGAAATCCTATTTCCTAAATAATCTATATTATAGGAACAAGAGGTGCATTGTTACCCTCCTGAAAAGAGATTAAATTCAGCAGATTCATTGCAACATCAGATTTTGTAAGCTGATCTCACTTGTGATTTACAGTCAAGCCGTCAATGTGAAACAGTCCAGTTTTATGGGGGAttacagtttgtgtgtttgtaagacAGCTTGTCCAACTGCTTGCCAATGTTCTCCACAGTCGTGTTTTCTTCATTATAAACTTTCCAATTGCAAAACATGTAGGAATTTCTCAAGGGATAAGTGGGTAGgctttttttattcttgtgtATTTGATTATTGTCTCTGTCGTTCCAGTGTTTTCTGTCAGCACCATGACGCCACATCACAACTCCCTCCCGGCTCATCTCTGCTCCtcgctcctgctcctccagctcctctcgcCCCTCTCCCTGTCGCTTCTGCCCCTCCCGCCTCAGCACCACCCCGTCCACGTCCCGTCGCTGGTGCCTCACGCGCCCCTGCCTCTCAGCCGCTCTCGCTTCAGCGCCCACACTCAACTGGACTTCACCACTCACTGCAACTCCAGCTGCTTCCACAGAGCAGAGCAAGAGACCGGGAAGGAGCAGCTGACCGAGAAACTGGCATTCGAGACTTTGTACGCCGACGGTTCTCGCACTCTCACTGCTGTGGATGTGGAGGGCGACGAGGAGTTCGAGGCCACCGCCGCTCCCTTCGTTCAGCCGTCATGGAAGAGAGGGCCGAGACTGAAGCCCAGACACAAGCGTGTGAGGCGGCAGATCTACGGGGCCGACGGCCGCTTCAACATTCGAGGCGACCACTTCCTCTTGGACTACCCTTTCTCCACGGCGGTGCGGATCTCCACTGGCTGCACCGGCGTCCTCGTGTCCCAGCAGCACGTCCTAACAGCTGCCCACTGCGTGCACGACGGGAAGGATTACGTCAAGGGGGCGCGGAAGCTCAGGGTGGGCTTCCTGACCCCACCTTCCATCAACGGCACCAAAGCCGGCCAAACCCCTGTCAAGAAGCCTCTGGTACGCTGGGTCAGGG is part of the Centroberyx gerrardi isolate f3 chromosome 16, fCenGer3.hap1.cur.20231027, whole genome shotgun sequence genome and harbors:
- the prss23 gene encoding serine protease 23, producing the protein MTPHHNSLPAHLCSSLLLLQLLSPLSLSLLPLPPQHHPVHVPSLVPHAPLPLSRSRFSAHTQLDFTTHCNSSCFHRAEQETGKEQLTEKLAFETLYADGSRTLTAVDVEGDEEFEATAAPFVQPSWKRGPRLKPRHKRVRRQIYGADGRFNIRGDHFLLDYPFSTAVRISTGCTGVLVSQQHVLTAAHCVHDGKDYVKGARKLRVGFLTPPSINGTKAGQTPVKKPLVRWVRVKRTRVPKGWIQGPQEVSMDFDYALLELRWPHRRPFMRLSVAPSSEDLAGKRIHFSGFDSDRPGELVYRFCPVEDESNDLIYQHCDARPGASGSGVYGRVWDNTLERWERKVIGIFSGHQWLEIDGENRDYNVAVRFTPLKFAQICYWVHGNRLDCSQD